The Amblyomma americanum isolate KBUSLIRL-KWMA chromosome 3, ASM5285725v1, whole genome shotgun sequence genome window below encodes:
- the LOC144123301 gene encoding uncharacterized protein LOC144123301 produces the protein MSLLCMDAMLWLLVAAFTAVATGQNVSATTTSVYNTTATRSGVTATGFDESSGVPEPSTSFQVTTKQPAEPTERKPAALISPTPTAGVITTSQPEITREPQGLAFAETFVLPKVEGLVGGDLRSSMISATAPFEDRTATPASKIVVTADAFVDSTTLAVHTSGASTSRVESSSTADVAPTVTETSNPGSETDDLSFVSSLFPELDTFDHDAATTPDGVQLLASTPSVDAPVMQPPSGYNMSKERYCIAARFCYKELNERCVMRHMKSVCGCGRAFFRNPETLVCERKLPLLVSLELPEHSYVQEVADKKSQEFKAYESAAHHLMWGLVRYSPLLSKAVIDIEVTGFRPGLLVRCRLVVTSSLVHKLSANVSGALHREFRAAIEDYKSTESFLRTRNMKTVAADVAVNPCDDRDSNYCSPYAICMYRKQDYGMSCRCLPGFEDVSPDTGHHPGELCFSICEPGHCHNNGTCKSVGFGVECECRDWYVGNKCQFQMKRIIIIVVVVAAVLLTAVGVAFHKYWRKGRLQHCSNQVCRMLIVEPAKRGSSKWPLDLKLAENAVLPPTTGVPRSPACASPNSVKSHRSAFGRCLEENLCHVTVSVTSK, from the exons ATGTCTCTTCTGTGTATGGACGCGATGCTTTGGCTGCTTGTGGCTGCTTTCACAG CCGTCGCCACAGGCCAGAATGTTTCTGCAACAACGACTTCGGTTTACAACACAACGGCGACAAGATCGGGAGTGACCGCAACCGGTTTCGACGAGTCTTCAGGAGTCCCGGAGCCGTCCACCTCATTCCAAGTCACGACGAAACAACCAGCAGAACCGACCGAACGCAAGCCAGCAGCGCTGATCTCTCCAACGCCTACTGCAGGGGTTATTACTACGTCGCAGCCCGAGATTACGCGGGAGCCGCAGGGGCTCGCTTTCGCTGAAACGTTCGTGCTACCAAAGGTCGAAGGCCTGGTCGGAGGTGATCTCCGCTCTTCGATGATCAGCGCGACCGCTCCTTTCGAAGACCGCACCGCAACGCCGGCTTCGAAGATCGTGGTTACAGCCgatgcattcgtcgacagcacgACTCTCGCTGTTCACACTTCCGGAGCGTCCACAAGCCGCGTAGAATCGAGTTCCACCGCAGATGTGGCCCCAACAGTGACGGAGACGTCAAACCCTGGTTCCGAGACAGACGACCTCTCGTTCGTTTCCAGCCTCTTCCCGGAACTTGACACGTTCGACCACGACGCCGCCACAACACCTGACGGCGTTCAGCTTCTTGCTTCGACTCCGAGCGTCGACGCTCCGGTGATGCAACCTCCCAGCGGCTACAACATGAGCAAAGAACGCTACTGCATCGCGGCCAGGTTCTGCTACAAGGAGCTTAACGAGCGCTGCGTCATGAGGCACATGAAGAGCGTCTGCGGCTGCGGCCGGGCCTTCTTCAGGAACCCGGAGACGCTTGTGTGCGAAC GAAAGCTTCCGCTGTTGGTGTCCCTGGAGCTCCCGGAACACTCCTACGTCCAGGAGGTCGCAGACAAAAAGTCTCAGGAATTCAAGGCGTACGAGTCTGCCGCACACCACCTG ATGTGGGGTCTGGTGCGGTACTCCCCGTTACTATCGAAGGCTGTCATTGACATCGAAGTCACTGGCTTCCGTCCTGGGCTGCTCGTCCGCTGTAGGCTCGTGGTGACGTCGTCCTTAGTCCACAAGTTGTCCGCAAACGTCTCCGGTGCCCTCCACCGGGAGTTTAGGGcggccatcgaagactacaagtCGACCGAATCGTTCTTGAGGACTCGGAATATGAAGACCGTGGCAGCTGACGTAG CTGTCAACCCCTGCGATGACCGCGACTCCAATTACTGTAGCCCGTACGCCATCTGCATGTACCGGAAGCAGGACTACGGCATGAGCTGCCGCTGTCTTCCGGGATTCGAGGATGTGTCCCCCGACACGGGACACCACCCCGGGGAGCTCTGCTTCT CCATATGCGAGCCCGGTCACTGCCACAACAACGGAACGTGCAAGAGTGTTGGCTTTGGAGTAGAATGCGA ATGCCGCGACTGGTACGTCGGAAACAAATGCCAGTTCCAAATGAAAC GAATCATTATCATCGTAGTGGTCGTGGCAGCGGTGCTTCTTACAGCCGTCGGAGTCGCGTTCCACAAGTACTGGAGGAAAGG GCGCCTCCAGCACTGCAGCAACCAGGTGTGCCGCATGCTCATTGTTGAGCCCGCCAAGAGGGGTTCGTCCAAGTGGCCGCTCGACTTGAAGCTGGCTGAGAACGCAGTGTTGCCGCCCACCACCGGAGTCCCCCGCTCCCCTGCCTGCGCCTCGCCCAACAGCGTCAAGAGCCACCGCTCCGCATTCGGCCGCTGTCTAGAAGAGAACCTCTGCCACGTGACAGTCTCCGTCACATCCAAGTAG